From one Sparus aurata chromosome 16, fSpaAur1.1, whole genome shotgun sequence genomic stretch:
- the wdr89 gene encoding WD repeat-containing protein 89: MEGLEEKLKGLSIARRSRPDEPTYLLDVALQPAGLLAVSCSNFTIHLHNKDTLSLVGEYRGHSGPLCGVVFSHTSSDFLYSGSADGTVRGWDVRRPGTDAVQVFKSNPSHRYSSFDLSCSDTLLCGGTEQVNDEDSFLVFWDVRKPGGRLLGVYSESHSDDVTQVTFHPRDKDRLASGSTDGLVNVFDLSRGAEEEALLSTCNSDSSAGSVCWSGANYTQLLCLSHDEGLHLWDLSQLDTDEPLTIFSTSDARSLTLTPDGGGVDYLVGGRWLEEAQKLLVVGGKNSGELHLMECDDGGLRLLRSLEGGHASTVRCFLWDSAEEALVTAGEDAQLLLWKPGGEEALTSGKRESMKSESALRLKSRPHKKHGYQREKKSEDVSAKQ; the protein is encoded by the coding sequence ATGGAGGGTTTGGAGGAGAAGCTCAAAGGTCTGTCCATCGCTCGCCGGTCTCGCCCAGATGAACCCACCTACCTGCTGGACGTCGCCCTGCAGCCGGCCGGCCTGCTCGCTGTGTCCTGCTCCAACTTCACCATCCACCTCCACAACAAGGACACTCTGAGCCTGGTGGGGGAGTATCGAGGCCACAGCGGGCCGCTCTGTGGGGTCGTTTTCTCCCACACCTCCTCTGACTTCCTGTACTCCGGCTCTGCTGACGGGACGGTACGAGGCTGGGACGTCCGCCGCCCGGGAACAGATGCAGTCCAGGTGTTTAAAAGCAACCCCTCACACAGGTACAGCAGCTTCGACCTGAGCTGCAGCGACACGCTCCTGTGTGGCGGCACCGAGCAGGTGAACGATGAGGACAGCTTCCTGGTTTTCTGGGACGTCAGGAAACCAGGCGGCCGGCTCCTCGGGGTCTATTCTGAGTCGCACAGTGATGACGTCACACAGGTGACCTTCCACCCTCGAGATAAAGACCGTCTGGCGTCCGGCTCCACAGATGGCCTGGTTAATGTGTTTGACCTGAGCCggggggcggaggaggaggcgcTGCTCTCCACCTGTAACAGCGACTCGTCTGCTGGCTCCGTCTGTTGGTCCGGAGCGAACTACACCCAGCTGCTGTGCCTCAGCCATGACGAGGGGCTCCACCTGTGGGATCTGTCTCAGCTGGACACAGACGAGCCTCTCACCATCTTCAGCACCTCTGACGCCCGCAGCCTCACTCTGACACCTGACGGAGGAGGCGTGGATTACCTGGTGGGAGGGAGGTGGCTGGAGGAGGCCCAGAAGCTGCTGGTGGTCGGAGGGAAGAACAGCGGGGAGCTCCACCTGATGGAGTGTGACGACGGGGGGCTGCGTCTGCTGAGGAGCCTCGAGGGCGGCCACGCCTCCACGGTGCGCTGCTTCCTGTGGGACTCAGCGGAGGAGGCGCTGGTCACCGCGGGAGAGGATGCTCAGCTGTTGCTATGGAAGCCAGGAGGGGAGGAGGCGCTCACGTCAGGGAAGAGGGAGTCGATGAAGAGCGAATCAGCTTTGAGACTCAAATCAAGGCCGCATAAAAAACACGGCTaccagagagagaagaagagtgaaGACGTCAGTGCCAAGCAGTGA